The nucleotide window GGTAGTGGCCGTCGAGCAAACCGACGGCAGTCAGCTCCTGCCTACGTTTCAGCCCCAGCCCGGGCAGGCCTACGCCCTGGTGATGGGCAACGAGGTATTTGGCGTGGATGACGACGTGCTGGCGTTGTGCGACGCGGCCGTGGAAATTCCGCAGTTTGGCACCAAGCATTCCCTGAACGTGAGCGTGGCGGCCGGCGTGGTGTTGTGGGACTTTATCAGCAAGCTCGGCGCTGTTTTGCCCGCCTTGTAGACATCAATAACGCTCTACAACCTGCGCAGCTCTAGCGGCTTTCAGCAGGAATCTATAATAATAAACAAATAATATATATAATAACCAAACAAAACATTGCGGTACGCTTAGGGCCTAGGGGCGAATTCGTTGGGTTTTTGTAGATTTGAAAACGGCCGACTTGCGGGTCAGCCTATCCCCTACTGAATTTCTTTTCCTAACCCTTTCGCATGAAGTTAACTTCTACTATGTCTGCCTACCGGACCCTAGCGTTGGCAGCTTTCCTGGCAGTGCCTGGTCTGGCGGCGGCCCAAACGGCTCCTTTGGAGCGGGCCCTGGGCCAGCTGGCCGCCCAGCGTACCCGCCTTGGTCTGAGCGAATCTGACTTGACCAACCCGGCCGTAACCAGCCAGTACACCGACCAGCACAACGGTGTAACTCACCTTTACCTGCGGCAGCGCCACGAGGGCATCGAGATTCTGAATGCCGTAGCCGATGCCCACGTACTGGCCAATGGCAAGGTCACGGCCCTGCACAGCAGCTTTCTGCCCAACGTGGCCTCCGCCGCCCGCGGCACGACGCCCAACCTGACGCCCGTCCAGGCCGTGGAAGCCGCGGCCCGCGCCCTGCAGATTGCCGCTCCTGCCAGTCTGCGGGCTGAGCGCGACGCGGCCCCGGCCGCCGGCCTTACGTTTAACGACGGCGGTATTTCCCAGGACAACATCAAGGCCAAGCTGATGTACCTGCCCCTGGCAGGCGGCGAGCTGCGCCTGGTGTACGACGTGCTGCTCTGGCCTACTACCAGCGACGACGCCTGGGCGGTGCGCGTGGACGCCCGCACCGGCGCTTTGGTCAATAAAATCTCCTACACCGTGCACGAGCCCGTAACCTTTGCGGACCTCACGGCCCGGGCGGTACAGGTGATGAAAATGCCGGAACCCGTTACCACCCAAACCAGCAAGGTGAACGGGCCCAACAGCTACAATGTGTGGCCCCTGACCATTGAAAGCCCGATTCACGGCGCCCGGCAGGTAGTAGCCAACCCCGCCGATGCTACGGCCTCGCCCTTCGGCTGGCACGACGACAACGGCGTGGCCGGTGCTGAGTACACCATTACCCGCGGCAACAACGTGCATGCCTACGATGACCGGTTTGCTCGTAACGTGTACGTCGCCAATACGTCTTTGAGCCCCGACGGCGGCGCCAACCTGGAGTTCGACTTCCCCTACGACGGCAACCTGCGCCAGGTGGGCAACCTGAAGGCTTCTATTACCAACCTGTTCTTCTGGAACAACCTGATGCACGACGTGATGTTCCGCAAGGGCTTCAACGAGGTCAGCGGCAACTTCCAGCAGAAAAACTACACGGGCCTGGGCCTGGGCAACGACCAGGTAAAAGCTGAAGGCCAGGACGGCGGCGGCACCAACAACGCCAACTTCTCTACCCCGCCCGACGGTACCCGGGGCAAAATGCAGATGTACAACTGGAGTGCCGCCCCCGGCACGCTGATTGTCGCCTCGCCGGCCTCGGTAGCCGGCACCTATCCGGCTGGCCTGGCTGACTTCGGCCGCACCATCAACTCGCTGGGCAGCACTTACCGCGGCAAGCTCGTGCTGGTAAATGACGGCTCGGGCAAACCTTCGCGGGGCTGCAACGGCCCGCTGCAAAACCCCGCTCAGCTGGCTGGTAACATTGCCGTAGTTGACCGCGGCAAGTGCACCTTCGCCTCCAAAGTACAGCTGGCCCAGGCCGCTGGCGCCAAAATGGTCGTGATTGTTGATACCACGGCCACGGCTACTCCCAACGGGATGACCGGCGCTGCCGACACCGTGGGCATCCGTATTCCGTCCCTGTTTGTTACCAAAGCCGTGGGCGACCAGCTCAAGCTGGCCATGGAAGGCGGCGGAATTGTAATGGCAGGCGGCACCGGCGGAGCCGGCCCCGATGGGGACTTCGATAACGGCATTGTGGCCCACGAATACGGCCACGGCATCTCGACCCGCCTCACCGGCGGCCCTGCCAACTCTGACTGCCTCAATAACGCCGAGCAGATGGGTGAGGGCTGGAGCGACTTTTTTGCCCTGTGGATGACGACCAAACCCGGCGACGTAGGCACTACGCCCCGCGGAATCGGGACGTATGCCGGCAATGAGCCGACGACCGGAGCCGGCATCCGGCGCAAGCGCTACACCACCGACTTCAGCGTCAACAACCACACCTACGCCTTTATTGGCTCCCAGTACACGGCCGTGCACGACATCGGCGAAGTATGGGCCACGGTTCTGTGGGACCTGAACTGGGCCTTCATTAACCGCTACGGCTACAACACGGACCTGACGGCCGCTACTGGTGGCAACAACATGTGCCTGCAGCTGGTACTCGACGGCCTGAAGCTGCAGAAATGCAGCCCGGGTTTCCTGGACGGCCGCGACGCTATTCTGAAAGCAGATACCGTGAACAACGGCGCGGCCAACTCGGCCATGATCTGGCAGGTATTCGCCCGTCGTGGTATGGGGGCCAACGCCGTGCAGGGTAGCAGCAACATCCTGTCGGACAACACCGCCGGCTTCCAGCTGCCAACCGTGCTGAGCACGCAGAAATCCTTGAACGAGAAGCTGGTGGAAGTATACCCCAACCCGGCTCAGGATCAGCTGACTGTGCG belongs to Hymenobacter cellulosilyticus and includes:
- a CDS encoding T9SS-dependent M36 family metallopeptidase, encoding MSAYRTLALAAFLAVPGLAAAQTAPLERALGQLAAQRTRLGLSESDLTNPAVTSQYTDQHNGVTHLYLRQRHEGIEILNAVADAHVLANGKVTALHSSFLPNVASAARGTTPNLTPVQAVEAAARALQIAAPASLRAERDAAPAAGLTFNDGGISQDNIKAKLMYLPLAGGELRLVYDVLLWPTTSDDAWAVRVDARTGALVNKISYTVHEPVTFADLTARAVQVMKMPEPVTTQTSKVNGPNSYNVWPLTIESPIHGARQVVANPADATASPFGWHDDNGVAGAEYTITRGNNVHAYDDRFARNVYVANTSLSPDGGANLEFDFPYDGNLRQVGNLKASITNLFFWNNLMHDVMFRKGFNEVSGNFQQKNYTGLGLGNDQVKAEGQDGGGTNNANFSTPPDGTRGKMQMYNWSAAPGTLIVASPASVAGTYPAGLADFGRTINSLGSTYRGKLVLVNDGSGKPSRGCNGPLQNPAQLAGNIAVVDRGKCTFASKVQLAQAAGAKMVVIVDTTATATPNGMTGAADTVGIRIPSLFVTKAVGDQLKLAMEGGGIVMAGGTGGAGPDGDFDNGIVAHEYGHGISTRLTGGPANSDCLNNAEQMGEGWSDFFALWMTTKPGDVGTTPRGIGTYAGNEPTTGAGIRRKRYTTDFSVNNHTYAFIGSQYTAVHDIGEVWATVLWDLNWAFINRYGYNTDLTAATGGNNMCLQLVLDGLKLQKCSPGFLDGRDAILKADTVNNGAANSAMIWQVFARRGMGANAVQGSSNILSDNTAGFQLPTVLSTQKSLNEKLVEVYPNPAQDQLTVRTQVSSKVPVQVELLTVLGRTVLTTSAAAARIQSEGIRLNTTELANGIYVVRLTTSEGTITKKVMVQH